In a single window of the Carassius carassius chromosome 26, fCarCar2.1, whole genome shotgun sequence genome:
- the LOC132105965 gene encoding gastrula zinc finger protein XlCGF57.1-like gives MAFIKEEVEDMKTEEAFQVKHEDTEEQTGLLVLKEESQELNEIEEKDEKLLMIGGKSPHTKNTSSRERAQKKATRSYFTCVQCGKSFNQHGNLEVHMRIHNEESSFTCQQCGKSFTEKGNLKSHMRIHSGKREKPFTCGLCGKSFIRELNLRYHMNNHTGEKPFTCDQCEKSFTRKIGLNSHMRIHSRKKCFKCNQCGMSFPDMDHLNRHVIIHSGEKPFTCQQCGKGFKFNRNLKTHMRIHTGEKPFMCHYCGKCFGHNVSLKTHLRLHTGEKPYTCSLCSKSFTYKSTLNAHMRTHTGECPFTCKLCGKSFSQKGNLQAHMRIHTGEKPFLCGQCGKNFRCKVTLMYHMRIHSRENSFKCQRCGTKFTDSKHLKDHVITHIGEKLFICNHCGKCFKLKGNLKTHMRLHTGEKPFTCKQCGKSFRHNVSLQTHTRLHTGEKPFSCFECKDSFTYQRDLKRHLQTHSVEKLQSDKKLTKRSHLKYPLPIHPGRRRLNCDQCNTTFLLPSLLKIHLKSHADVRPYLCFLCGKSFKWLRNFKWHQKIRVCMKSRLRSHRS, from the coding sequence GCCTGTTAGTGCTGAAAGAGGAGAGTCAAGAACTGAATGAAATAGAAGAGAAAGATGAGAAGCTTCTTATGATTGGAGGAAAATCCCCACATACTAAAAATACTTCATCAAGAGAAAGAGCTCAAAAGAAAGCAACTAGGAGTTATTTCACCTGCGTTCAGTGTGGTAAGAGTTTCAATCAACATGGAAACCTTGAagttcacatgagaattcacaatgAAGAGAGCtctttcacctgccaacagtgtggaaagagttttactgaGAAAGGAAATCTCAAAAGCCATATGAGAATTCACTCTGGAAAGAgagagaagcctttcacatgTGGACTGTGTGGAAAAAGCTTCATACGAGAACTAAACCTTAGATATCACATGAACAATCACACAGGAGAGAAGCcgttcacatgtgatcagtgtgaaaAGAGTTTCACACGTAAAATTGGTCTTAATAGCCACATGAGAATTCAttcaagaaaaaaatgttttaaatgtaaccaGTGTGGAATGAGTTTCCCAGACATGGATCATCTTAACAGGCATGTAATAATTCactctggagagaagcctttcacatgCCAGCAGTGTGGAAAGGGTTTCAAATTCAATAGAAACCTTAAGacgcacatgagaattcacaccggagagaagcctttcatgTGCCATTACTGTGGAAAGTGTTTCGGTCATAATGTAAGCCTTAAGACTCACTTAAGACTTCACAcgggagagaagccttacacatgcTCTTTGTGCAGTAAGAGTTTCACATACAAATCAACCCTCAATGCCCACATGAGAACTCACACTGGAGAGTGCCCTTTCACATGCAAACTGTGTGGGAAGAGCTTCTCACAAAAAGGAAATCTACAGGCtcacatgagaattcatactGGGGAGAAGCCGTTCTTATGTGGTCAGTGTGGAAAGAATTTCAGATGTAAAGTAACCCTTATGTACCATATGAGGATTCATTCAAGAGAGAACAGTTTTAAATGTCAGCGGTGTGGAACAAAGTTTACAGACAGTAAACACCTTAAAGATCATGTAATAACTCACATCGGAGAGAAGCTTTTCATTTGCAATCACTGTGGGAAGTGTTTCAAACTTAAAGGAAACCTGAAGACTCACATGAGACTTCACACGGGAGAAAAGCCATTCACAtgcaaacagtgtggaaagagtttcagacaTAATGTAAGCCTCCAGACTCACACAAgacttcacactggagaaaagccatTCTCATGTTTTGAGTGTAAGGACAGTTTCACATACCAAAGAGATCTGAAGCGCCATTTACAAACTCATTCTGTAGAGAAACTGCAGTCTGACAAGAAGTTAACAAAAAGGAGCCATTTAAAATATCCCCTGCCCATTCACCCTGGAAGAAGGCGACTTAATTGTGATCAGTGTAATACAACATTTCTTTTGCCATCTCTCTTAAAGATACACCTGAAAAGCCATGCAGATGTAAGACCCTATTTGTGTTTcttgtgtggaaagagttttaaatgGCTCAGAAATTTTAAATGGCACCAAAAAATACGTGTCTGTATGAAATCAAGGCTCCGTTCACACCGCAGCTGA
- the LOC132105966 gene encoding myelin regulatory factor-like protein isoform X2: MDVLGENEALQQFFNGSRWSTGQSNKDVYSLSEDSFPLSSPFKDRKHDVGRPIGNHIKAISPSSLPQCSLNTVESYTQATTSHNAPIHGVPIYTQGPPMGLPAGHIPANAAAASSCVPHAMCSETIYPYMPPKHDQHVGNILHENKKRRRSNSFEGHTEQNRCADPVWTKPSFCPESGSYEAQCYDSDAAGGSSVGSVHQLLTWDRYQPNQWCSLHNSRSESLPPPGYHVDTDKGFSYSTADEAFVCQKKNHFQVTVHIGMVGDPRFVRTSGGLMPIDSFHVNVFGVKLEAQNHFITIEQSQSDRSKKPFLPVRVNLPGDKITKVTLGRLHFSETTANNMRKKGKPNPDQRYFKMVVGLYATVKEERFLLVANVSERIIIRASNPGQFENDSDMLWQRGQNPDSVVCHGRIGINTESPDEALVVCGNAKIMGNVMHPSDRRAKQNIQEVDSTEQLKRIAQMRIVEYDYKPEFASKMGIDQHHETGIIAQEVKELLPSAVREMGDITCVNGEKIDNFLMVDKEQIFMENVGAVKQLCKLTDNLETRIQELEVWNTRLAKLKRLGSMRSNSSPSAKGKINKNNTLHSKLPPPTPPQSSTNNFCGGFHNCLQHRVFQASIIMLVTTMALSVISITALYMLTLQEDMDFNNSFNNSNVVPTYSTTAALTTVFSTTSPRPWPPDIDVSNVFYSDEVYCCPSTLIYNDNTQLTDTAVPFDALSHVITNLRKTQKEKWLENLPDKFKNSTDWKNTTINSILVTQNQQVIDKQYCQRENCGKGNYSYLIPLSKHIPPNMPITLQMTTTELLVIHLCSHDESDQCSSVLDYNGPESNTALNTQGYIHKWRLAVANHYRASYHFRSSVAGLADCKTNLNFAGVLFTDYHFHFFRRCD; the protein is encoded by the exons ATAATGCACCCATCCATGGTGTCCCAATATATACACAGGGCCCACCGATGGGTCTTCCGGCAGGACATATCCCAGCTAATGCAGCTGCGGCCTCTTCATGTGTGCCCCATGCAATGTGCTCAGAGACAATCTACCCTTATATGCCCCCAAAACATGATCAACATGTAGG AAATATCTTACacgaaaataagaaaagaagAAGGTCAAACTCTTTTGAGGGACACACAGAGCAGAACAGGTGTGCTGACCCAGTTTGGACTAAACCATCATTCT GTCCAGAAAGTGGATCATATGAAGCACAGTGTTATGACAGTGACGCAGCCGGTGGAAGTTCAGTGGGCAGTGTGCACCAACTGCTCACATGGGACCGGTATCAGCCCAATCAGTGGTGCTCACTCCACAACAGCAGATCTGAAAGCCT ACCACCTCCAGGCTACCATGTGGACACTGATAAGGGTTTCAGTTACTCCACAGCTGATGAAGCCTTTGTGTGTCAGAAAAAGAACCACTTCCAGGTGACAGTTCACATAGGGATGGTTGGAGATCCTAGATTTGTCAGGACGTCAGGAGGTCTCATGCCCATAGACAGCTTCCATGTGAATGTGTTTGGGGTCAAG CTTGAAGCACAGAACCATTTCATCACTATAGAGCAGTCTCAGTCAGACCGCAGCAAGAAGCCTTTCTTACCAGTCAG AGTAAATCTGCCAGGAGACAAAATCACAAAGGTGACATTAGGACGGTTACACTTCAGTGAAACCACAGCAAATAACATGAGAAAAAAGGGCAAACCCAATCCTGATCAGAG ATACTTTAAGATGGTGGTTGGTCTGTATGCTACTGTAAAAGAGGAGCGTTTTCTGCTGGTtgctaatgtttctgaaagaatcaTCATCAGG GCCTCCAATCCTGGTCAGTTTGAGAATGATAGTGACATGCTCTGGCAAAGAGGACAGAACCCAGACTCTGTGGTGTGTCACGGGAGGATTGGCATTAACACTGAGAGCCCTGACGAGGCTTTGGTGGTTTGTGGGAATGCCAAGATAATGGGCAACGTCATGCATCCCTCAGACAGAAGGGCCAAACAAAACATTCAGGAA GTGGACTCAACAGAGCAGCTCAAGAGGATCGCTCAGATGAGAATTGTGGAATATGATTACAAACCAGAGTTTGCCTCAAAGATGGGAATTGATCAGCATCATGAAACAG GAATCATAGCACAGGAAGTCAAAGAACTCCTGCCTTCGGCTGTAAGGGAGATGGGCGATATAACTTGCGTAAATGGGGAGAAGATCGATAATTTTCTCATGGTGGATAAA GAGCAGATTTTTATGGAGAATGTAGGTGCTGTGAAGCAGCTGTGTAAACTCACAGATAACCTTGAGACTCGTATTCAGGAGCTTGAGGTCTGGAACACTCGCTTGGCCAAGCTGAAGAGGCTGGGTAGCATGCGGTCCAACAGTAGCCCTTCTGCTAAAGG GAaaatcaacaaaaacaacacactcCATTCAAAACTTCCACCGCCAACACCACCGCAGTCAAGCACA AACAACTTCTGTGGAGGATTTCACAACTGTCTTCAACACAGAGTATTCCAAGCTAGTATTATCATGCTAGTAACAACCATGGCTCTTAG TGTCATTTCTATCACTGCACTTTATATGTTGACATTACAAGAAGACATGGACTTCAATAACAG TTTCAACAACTCCAACGTTGTGCCAACTTATTCCACAACAGCAGCACTGACTACAG TGTTCTCCACTACGTCTCCTCGTCCCTGGCCTCCAGACATTGATGTCTCCAATGTGTTTTATTCAGATGAGGTCTACTGTTGTCCTTCAACTTTAATTTATAATGATAACACCCAGCTGACAGACACAGCTGTCCCCTTTGATGCTCTGTCACATGTAATCACCAATCTGAGAAAAACACAAAAAG AGAAATGGTTAGAAAATCTACCGGACAAATTTAAAAATTCTACTGACT GGAAAAACACAACTATAAACTCCATCCTCGTAACGCAGAATCAACAAGTTATAGATAAGCAGTACTGTCAGCGGGAGAATTGTGG GAAAGGAAACTACTCCTACCTCATTCCCCTCAGTAAACACATCCCACCCAACATGCCTATAACCCTCCAAATGAC CACAACCGAGTTGTTGGTGATTCACCTGTGCTCACACGATGAGAGTGATCAGTGCTCTTCAGTACTTGACTACAATGGCCCAGAGTCAAACACCGCTCTCAACACACAG GGCTACATACATAAATGGAGACTGGCAGTGGCAAATCACTATCGCGCCTCTTACCATTTCCGCTCTTCTGTTGCT GGTTTGGCAGATTGTAAGACCAATCTGAACTTTGCAGGAGTTTTATTTACTGACTACCACTTCCATTTCTTCCGTCGCTGTGACTGA